A window from Chitinophaga filiformis encodes these proteins:
- a CDS encoding ABC transporter ATP-binding protein: protein MSTILSLQNISKRYGAVQALSGVSFDIPTSSVFGVLGPNGSGKTTLLGIVTDVLKADAGSFTLMGAPPSARERRKIGTLLETPNFYHYLSGYRNLQIVANIKQQSEADIPRVLELAGLTARQHSAFKTYSLGMKQRLAIAAAMLGDPQVLILDEPANGLDPVGIAEVRNLIRQLALSGKTIIMASHLLDEVEKVCTHVAILRKGQLLGSGPVNAVLARDNFIEIGSADSHALAQLIRQHPAFVELLPAGNGVLQVTFKDAVDPAALNNWCAQQGVWLSHLQMSRKSLETAFLELTNN, encoded by the coding sequence ATGTCAACTATTCTTTCCCTACAGAACATTTCAAAAAGATATGGTGCCGTGCAGGCATTGTCAGGAGTATCGTTTGATATTCCTACCAGCTCTGTTTTTGGCGTATTGGGTCCCAACGGGAGTGGAAAAACAACCCTGTTGGGCATTGTTACCGATGTGCTGAAAGCGGACGCCGGTTCCTTCACCCTGATGGGCGCGCCACCTTCTGCCCGGGAACGGCGGAAGATCGGTACCCTGCTGGAGACCCCCAACTTTTATCATTATCTCTCCGGCTACCGGAACCTGCAGATAGTGGCTAATATCAAACAACAAAGCGAAGCAGATATTCCCAGGGTGCTGGAACTGGCCGGATTAACGGCCCGTCAGCATTCGGCCTTCAAGACCTATTCCCTGGGCATGAAGCAGCGTCTCGCTATAGCTGCGGCGATGCTTGGCGATCCGCAGGTACTGATACTGGATGAACCGGCCAATGGACTGGACCCTGTAGGAATAGCAGAGGTCAGGAACCTGATCCGCCAGCTGGCGCTGTCAGGTAAGACCATTATTATGGCCAGCCATCTGCTGGATGAAGTGGAAAAGGTGTGTACGCATGTAGCCATCCTGCGTAAAGGGCAGTTACTGGGCTCCGGACCGGTCAATGCCGTACTGGCAAGAGATAATTTTATAGAGATTGGCAGCGCAGACAGCCATGCACTGGCGCAGCTGATACGGCAACACCCTGCTTTCGTGGAGTTGCTGCCTGCCGGCAACGGTGTACTGCAGGTGACGTTCAAAGATGCGGTTGATCCCGCAGCGCTCAATAACTGGTGCGCTCAGCAGGGCGTCTGGCTTAGCCACCTGCAGATGAGCAGGAAGAGCCTGGAAACTGCATTCCTGGAATTAACCAACAACTAA
- a CDS encoding 3-hydroxyacyl-CoA dehydrogenase/enoyl-CoA hydratase family protein has protein sequence MKRHINKVAVLGSGVMGSRIAAHFAGVGVQVLLLDIAPKELTDAEKAKGLSLDSKAVKNRIVNEALQSALKANPSPVYQKDVVKLIRTGNFTDDMKEVANYDWIIEVVVENLDIKKSVFTEVEKYRKPGTLITSNTSGIPIHLMAEGRSDDFKKHFCGTHFFNPPRYLRLLEIIPTPYTDPEIVDFLMNYGDLYLGKTTVLCKDTPAFIANRVGVYSIMAIFHIMQEMKLNIDEIDTLTGPVIGRPKSATFRTADVVGIDTLVKVAKGVADNCPQDEARDIFVIPPFLQKVVENKWLGDKTGQGFYKKTKGEGGKEILTLNLETMEYGPRQKSKFASVEAAKQVEDLKQRLKALYNATDKAGEFYQQFHAHLFSYISHRIPEIADDIYKVDDAMKAGFGWEIGPFESWDVLGVEKGIKAIEAKGLTVAPWVKEMLEKGVKSFYKVENGKRYYYDVKTHVFKLLPGADTFIILENLSGNVVWKNSACNLYDIGDGVVTLDWKTKMNTIGGEVLEGVNKAIDRAEKDFRGLILANEGANFSAGANVGMIFMFAAEQEYDELDMAVRMFQKTTMRLRYSSIPVIVAPHALTLGGGCEMCLHADKVQAAAESYIGLVELGVGLIPGGGGTKEMALRASDEFKEGRIEEEPLKDRFMTIAMAKVSTSAHEAFDLGILRKGHDEITLNQSRLIADAKRSILQMAEEGYTRPVERKDVKVLGRTALGMMLTGIHSMRFSNYISDHDAKIAGKLAYVMSGGDLSEASLVSEQYLLDLEREAFLSLAGERKTLERLQSVIKTGKPIRN, from the coding sequence ATGAAAAGACACATCAATAAGGTGGCCGTTTTAGGTTCAGGAGTAATGGGTTCACGTATAGCAGCTCATTTTGCAGGAGTAGGAGTACAGGTGTTGTTACTGGATATTGCCCCTAAAGAGTTAACTGATGCAGAAAAAGCTAAAGGACTGTCGCTGGACAGTAAAGCGGTAAAGAACCGTATCGTAAACGAAGCATTGCAGTCTGCCCTGAAAGCAAATCCTTCTCCCGTATATCAGAAGGATGTTGTAAAGCTGATCCGTACGGGGAACTTTACGGATGATATGAAAGAGGTTGCCAACTATGACTGGATCATTGAAGTAGTTGTGGAAAACCTGGATATCAAGAAATCAGTCTTCACAGAGGTAGAAAAATACCGTAAACCCGGTACGCTGATCACCTCCAATACATCAGGTATTCCCATCCATCTGATGGCAGAAGGGCGTAGTGATGACTTTAAGAAACATTTCTGTGGCACGCACTTCTTTAACCCACCCCGTTATCTGCGTTTACTGGAAATAATTCCAACGCCATATACCGACCCGGAAATAGTGGACTTCCTGATGAACTATGGGGATCTCTACCTGGGTAAAACAACAGTGCTTTGTAAGGATACCCCGGCATTTATTGCCAACAGGGTAGGGGTGTATTCCATTATGGCCATCTTCCACATCATGCAGGAAATGAAGCTGAATATCGATGAGATAGACACGCTGACAGGGCCGGTAATAGGTAGACCTAAGTCGGCCACTTTCCGTACGGCCGATGTAGTGGGTATTGATACGCTGGTAAAAGTGGCAAAAGGCGTAGCTGATAATTGTCCGCAGGACGAAGCCAGAGATATTTTCGTGATCCCTCCATTCCTCCAGAAAGTGGTGGAAAATAAATGGCTGGGCGATAAAACCGGCCAGGGTTTCTATAAAAAGACAAAGGGAGAAGGCGGGAAGGAGATCCTGACGCTGAACCTGGAAACCATGGAATATGGGCCGCGGCAGAAATCCAAATTTGCCAGTGTCGAAGCCGCCAAACAGGTGGAAGATCTGAAGCAGCGGTTGAAAGCCCTGTACAATGCCACCGATAAAGCAGGGGAGTTCTATCAGCAGTTCCATGCACATCTTTTCTCTTATATCTCCCACCGTATACCGGAAATAGCAGATGATATCTACAAAGTGGATGATGCTATGAAGGCGGGTTTTGGCTGGGAAATAGGACCTTTTGAATCATGGGACGTACTGGGTGTGGAGAAGGGGATCAAAGCCATTGAGGCTAAGGGATTGACCGTGGCGCCATGGGTGAAGGAGATGCTGGAAAAGGGCGTTAAAAGTTTCTACAAAGTAGAGAATGGCAAACGGTATTATTATGACGTTAAGACGCATGTCTTTAAACTGCTGCCGGGAGCAGATACATTCATTATCCTGGAAAATCTTTCCGGTAATGTTGTCTGGAAGAACAGTGCCTGCAACCTGTATGATATTGGCGATGGAGTGGTGACGCTCGACTGGAAAACAAAAATGAATACCATCGGTGGTGAGGTGCTGGAGGGTGTGAATAAAGCGATTGACAGGGCAGAGAAAGATTTCCGCGGACTGATCCTCGCCAATGAAGGTGCAAACTTTTCTGCAGGGGCCAATGTGGGCATGATCTTCATGTTTGCTGCAGAACAGGAATATGATGAACTGGACATGGCAGTGCGGATGTTCCAGAAGACGACCATGCGCCTCCGTTATTCTTCCATCCCGGTAATAGTGGCTCCTCACGCGCTGACATTGGGCGGCGGATGCGAGATGTGTTTACATGCCGACAAAGTGCAGGCCGCTGCAGAGTCCTATATCGGACTGGTAGAACTGGGTGTTGGTCTGATACCCGGCGGTGGCGGCACCAAAGAAATGGCATTGCGCGCCAGCGATGAGTTCAAAGAGGGCCGCATAGAAGAAGAGCCGCTGAAAGACAGGTTTATGACCATCGCTATGGCAAAAGTAAGTACCTCTGCGCATGAGGCATTCGACCTGGGCATATTGCGGAAAGGGCATGACGAGATCACCCTGAACCAAAGCCGCCTGATAGCCGACGCCAAACGCAGCATCCTGCAAATGGCGGAAGAAGGGTATACCCGTCCGGTGGAAAGAAAAGACGTAAAAGTATTGGGCCGCACCGCCCTCGGTATGATGCTGACAGGTATTCATAGCATGCGGTTCTCCAATTATATTTCAGATCATGATGCAAAGATTGCCGGTAAGCTTGCGTATGTGATGAGCGGAGGCGATCTGTCAGAAGCGTCTCTGGTAAGCGAACAATACTTGCTGGACCTGGAAAGGGAAGCCTTCCTCAGCCTGGCAGGAGAGCGTAAAACACTGGAAAGGCTGCAAAGCGTGATCAAAACAGGGAAACCAATTAGAAACTAA
- a CDS encoding PepSY-associated TM helix domain-containing protein yields MNFFSRKPAVKKKRSLFYRISAWLHLWLGLITGIVMLIVCVTACIWVFHDEITMLTEPETIVTRQDKPVITPSQVKEIAAANYPGKRAAYVTYQQGSAIYLSLGEGRKGNTVMRLNPYTGEVISIKEHKPGETDFFRFILNGHRFLWMPAEIGRPVVNYSTFTFVIILITGMVLWWPQKWTKAMRDQSFKIKWKASFKRVNYDLHNVLGFYSLLVVLAMALTGMVYGIKWYSKGLYWVTSGGQTLPDFKRPQSDSLQIGKLYTPEQAMDLVWGKVLSKHPEAEGFYYTFADTSKPASAINITIYPTAGKFYNNRSYAFDQHTGQQLQGDKVFGISFQEAGFGTKLRKMNYDIHVGSILGLPGRILAFFGALIGASLPVTGFLVWLGRKKKGKKSVGKHQQTAKAFQAV; encoded by the coding sequence ATGAATTTCTTCTCCCGAAAACCTGCTGTGAAAAAGAAACGCAGCCTTTTCTACCGCATATCTGCCTGGCTGCACCTGTGGCTGGGGCTGATCACTGGTATCGTAATGCTCATTGTATGTGTAACAGCCTGCATATGGGTGTTTCATGATGAGATCACGATGTTAACAGAACCGGAAACAATCGTTACCCGTCAGGATAAGCCGGTGATTACACCTTCACAGGTGAAGGAAATAGCCGCTGCAAACTATCCGGGTAAAAGAGCGGCTTATGTTACCTATCAGCAGGGCAGCGCCATTTATCTGAGCCTGGGAGAAGGTCGTAAAGGCAATACCGTAATGCGACTGAATCCCTACACAGGCGAGGTGATCAGCATAAAAGAGCATAAACCCGGAGAGACAGATTTCTTCCGTTTTATACTGAATGGCCACCGCTTTCTGTGGATGCCTGCAGAAATAGGCCGTCCGGTTGTGAATTACAGCACCTTCACTTTTGTGATCATCCTCATTACAGGAATGGTATTGTGGTGGCCGCAGAAATGGACGAAAGCCATGCGCGACCAGAGCTTTAAGATCAAGTGGAAGGCCTCTTTCAAAAGGGTAAATTATGACCTGCATAATGTGCTGGGCTTTTATTCTTTGCTGGTTGTACTGGCCATGGCGCTGACCGGAATGGTATATGGTATCAAATGGTACAGTAAAGGTTTGTATTGGGTTACTTCCGGCGGACAAACACTGCCGGATTTCAAACGGCCACAGTCAGACTCCCTGCAGATAGGGAAGTTGTATACACCTGAACAGGCAATGGACCTTGTATGGGGAAAAGTACTCAGTAAACATCCGGAAGCAGAAGGATTTTATTACACTTTTGCGGATACATCAAAACCGGCATCTGCTATTAATATTACGATCTATCCGACAGCCGGAAAGTTCTATAACAACAGGAGTTACGCGTTTGACCAGCATACAGGACAGCAGCTGCAGGGCGATAAAGTATTCGGGATCAGTTTCCAGGAGGCTGGTTTTGGAACTAAGCTGCGTAAAATGAACTATGACATTCACGTGGGTTCCATACTGGGCTTACCCGGCAGGATCCTGGCCTTCTTTGGCGCCCTGATCGGTGCCAGCCTGCCTGTTACCGGGTTCCTCGTATGGCTGGGACGTAAAAAGAAAGGGAAGAAAAGTGTTGGCAAACACCAGCAGACAGCGAAGGCATTTCAGGCAGTTTAA
- the metG gene encoding methionine--tRNA ligase, with product MGKFNRYLITAALPYANGPVHIGHLAGCYIPADIYVRYLRAKKADVKFVGGTDEHGVPITIKAMKEGVTPQDIVDKYHKIIYDSFTDMGISFDVFSRTTKQIHHETSAAFFKTMYDKGLFEEKVTEQFFDETAGVFLADRYITGTCPKCGNPNAYGDQCEKCGSSLSPDELINPRSTLSNAVPVKKQTKHWYMPLQNYEPFLKEWILEGHKEWKNNVYGQCKSWLDSGLQSRAMTRDSNWGIKVPLPDAEGKVLYVWFDAPIGYISATKELTDNWADYWCKEDTKLVHFIGKDNIVFHCIIFPAMLKAHGGFVLPDNVPANEFLNIEGEKVSTSRNWAVWVHDYVKDFPDQQDVLRYVLTSTAPETKDNDFTWKDFQQRNNSELVDIFSNFVHRTMVLMHKLCGGKVPAFHPEVKDEKDDAVLTNLLASKQKIEDSIENFRLREALAEVIEVSRQGNRYLQEKEPWILAKNAEENQKLIDNCLHLCLQLTANLAILVNPFLPFTAKKICHMLKVVDRMLEWENAGSLKLVSVGYSLRPPEYLFSKIDDAKIQAQIEKLHAGLIKPAAPAAEAAPAAKEVKEEIQFEDFAKLDLRVGTILEAEKVPKADKLLKLLVDIGTEKRTVVSGIAAHFAPEEVVGKQVTLVANLAPRKMRGIESQGMILMAENAAGKLVFVNPDAAVDAGSEVR from the coding sequence ATGGGAAAATTTAACAGATATCTAATAACAGCGGCATTGCCTTATGCCAATGGACCGGTCCACATCGGCCACCTGGCAGGCTGTTATATTCCCGCCGACATTTACGTGCGCTACCTGCGCGCTAAAAAGGCGGATGTAAAGTTTGTAGGAGGAACAGACGAACATGGAGTGCCTATTACCATCAAAGCGATGAAGGAAGGGGTGACTCCTCAGGATATTGTGGATAAATATCATAAGATCATCTATGACAGCTTTACAGACATGGGTATCTCTTTCGATGTTTTTTCCCGTACCACTAAACAGATTCATCATGAAACCTCAGCGGCTTTCTTCAAAACCATGTACGACAAAGGACTGTTTGAAGAAAAAGTGACTGAGCAGTTTTTCGATGAAACTGCCGGTGTATTCCTGGCGGACCGTTACATTACCGGTACCTGCCCTAAATGTGGCAACCCGAATGCATATGGCGACCAGTGTGAGAAATGCGGGTCTTCCCTCAGCCCCGATGAGCTGATCAACCCGCGTTCCACCCTCAGTAATGCTGTACCTGTCAAGAAACAGACAAAGCACTGGTATATGCCTTTACAGAACTATGAGCCATTCCTGAAGGAGTGGATCCTGGAAGGTCATAAAGAGTGGAAAAATAACGTATACGGTCAGTGTAAAAGCTGGCTGGATAGTGGCCTGCAAAGCAGGGCGATGACCCGCGACAGCAACTGGGGCATTAAAGTGCCATTGCCGGACGCGGAAGGGAAAGTATTATATGTTTGGTTCGATGCGCCTATAGGGTACATCTCGGCCACAAAGGAGCTGACCGACAACTGGGCCGATTACTGGTGTAAAGAAGATACCAAGCTGGTACACTTTATCGGTAAAGATAATATCGTGTTCCACTGTATCATTTTCCCGGCAATGCTCAAGGCACATGGCGGCTTCGTACTGCCAGACAATGTACCGGCCAATGAGTTCCTGAACATTGAGGGTGAGAAGGTGTCCACTTCCCGTAACTGGGCAGTATGGGTACACGATTACGTAAAGGATTTCCCTGATCAGCAGGATGTACTGCGTTATGTGCTGACCAGCACCGCTCCCGAAACCAAGGATAATGACTTTACCTGGAAAGACTTCCAGCAGCGTAATAACAGTGAGCTGGTGGATATCTTCAGCAATTTTGTGCACCGTACCATGGTATTGATGCATAAACTGTGTGGCGGTAAGGTACCTGCTTTCCATCCCGAAGTAAAGGACGAAAAAGACGATGCAGTATTGACCAACTTACTGGCTTCAAAACAAAAGATAGAAGATTCTATTGAAAACTTCCGTCTCCGTGAAGCACTGGCAGAAGTGATTGAAGTATCCCGCCAGGGTAACAGGTATCTGCAGGAGAAAGAGCCATGGATACTGGCAAAGAATGCGGAAGAAAATCAGAAACTGATAGACAACTGTCTGCATCTCTGCCTGCAGTTAACAGCTAACCTGGCCATCCTGGTGAACCCGTTCCTGCCTTTCACCGCGAAAAAGATCTGCCATATGCTGAAAGTGGTGGACCGTATGCTGGAGTGGGAGAATGCAGGCAGCCTGAAACTGGTAAGCGTGGGTTATTCCCTGCGTCCGCCGGAATACCTGTTTTCTAAAATTGACGACGCCAAAATACAGGCGCAGATTGAAAAACTGCATGCCGGTTTGATCAAGCCTGCAGCTCCCGCTGCTGAAGCAGCGCCTGCGGCGAAAGAAGTGAAGGAAGAGATCCAGTTTGAAGATTTCGCTAAGCTGGACCTGCGTGTAGGTACGATCCTGGAAGCAGAGAAAGTACCTAAGGCAGATAAGCTGTTAAAACTGCTGGTGGATATTGGTACTGAGAAACGTACTGTTGTATCGGGCATTGCAGCGCATTTCGCACCGGAAGAAGTGGTGGGTAAACAAGTGACGCTGGTGGCTAACCTGGCGCCGAGGAAAATGCGTGGTATTGAAAGCCAGGGAATGATCCTGATGGCGGAGAATGCTGCGGGAAAGCTGGTGTTCGTGAATCCGGATGCTGCAGTGGACGCAGGTAGTGAAGTGAGATAG
- a CDS encoding LD-carboxypeptidase, whose amino-acid sequence MRIPPYLKKGDLIGITCSSSKMDQQAAEYAAGVISSWGYQVHLGITVGTSFHNFSAPDELRLEELQDMLDDPDIKAIIFGRGGYGMVCILDDLDFKKFRKHPKWICGYSDITVLHTHIHQQYGIPTIHSMMCSGIRPDTAENEYVESLRLALKGTPYRYACAPHDLNRTGKATGQLIGGNLSLLANLSGTESQPGTKGKILFLEDISEYRYNIDRMMYNLKRAGWLDDLAGLIVGSFTDSKETETPFGQTEYEIIRNIVQDYDYPVCFGFPVGHTNENYALKIGLTHELQVTARQSRLLQRDI is encoded by the coding sequence ATGAGAATTCCGCCGTACCTCAAAAAAGGTGATCTTATAGGCATCACCTGCAGTAGTAGCAAAATGGACCAGCAGGCAGCAGAATATGCCGCTGGAGTGATCAGTTCCTGGGGTTACCAGGTACACCTGGGCATTACGGTAGGCACCAGTTTCCATAATTTTTCCGCTCCGGATGAGCTGCGGCTGGAAGAGCTGCAGGACATGCTGGATGATCCTGATATTAAGGCCATCATTTTTGGCCGTGGTGGTTATGGCATGGTGTGCATACTGGACGACCTGGATTTTAAGAAGTTCCGCAAGCATCCGAAATGGATATGCGGCTACAGCGATATTACCGTACTTCATACGCACATTCATCAGCAATACGGTATTCCGACCATTCACTCCATGATGTGCAGCGGTATCAGGCCTGACACAGCAGAAAATGAGTATGTGGAGAGCCTTCGCCTGGCACTCAAGGGCACACCTTACCGCTATGCCTGCGCACCGCACGACCTGAACCGGACCGGTAAAGCTACCGGTCAGCTCATTGGCGGAAACCTGTCCCTCCTGGCCAACCTTTCAGGTACAGAGTCACAACCCGGCACCAAAGGAAAGATCCTTTTCCTGGAAGATATCAGCGAGTACCGGTATAACATTGACCGGATGATGTACAACCTGAAAAGGGCGGGCTGGCTGGATGATCTGGCCGGACTGATAGTTGGCTCATTTACAGACAGTAAGGAGACTGAAACGCCTTTTGGCCAGACCGAATATGAGATTATCAGGAATATTGTGCAGGATTACGATTATCCCGTTTGCTTCGGCTTCCCTGTGGGTCATACCAATGAGAACTATGCACTGAAAATAGGGTTAACGCACGAACTGCAGGTTACTGCCAGACAAAGCAGGTTACTGCAGCGCGATATCTAA